One segment of Clostridium ljungdahlii DSM 13528 DNA contains the following:
- a CDS encoding M56 family metallopeptidase: MQLSYIFKMVVLSSVVGSIVTIIILVLKNLLKNKLNASWQYFIWFLLIIRLIIPTEFDTPLSKFNVFANATQRIQTSQSIVRNTNYEENNIKSDSQIPKAGLEKNNDFKETKVKDFNYYFNVASVIWALGVILILSIILSMNGIFFLKVRKQSHCEDTDTITILKKSKAIMNISRSIPIIYDKYVKTPSLFGVINPKILIDSDLVQKLSLEEKKCIFLHELSHFKRKDIFVNWIILLLETINWFNPVIWFAFSKMREDSELACDAHVLSYLEEEEQNKYGETIIKLAQFISGIKWIPGTSGIIKRGSNIKRRVIMIKNFKKHPFKWIGVPVSILAAVCMIGITNIPAQAMGLKTNDEVLKPKESKINYPNIAKEVSTGSSQTTTSSNKKETKSGSLETDQSKTNYVNIVKSFLPKNAQIVTWGNTKEEDNVFLKDLDGDGTNEIITSYKLNEENEKINVMALKKVGGNWTKVLDEPVEGFKIDFVQTADIDGDGEDEVLLGRRIGGTTGQLSVYKWNNKALGKISNEDIYYSKLDIVDIPGKNMKAIATWNHDTGNAYMVDVLKWNGKAFKSAEELYPNYFKQTVVPYYEQKVKEMPKVGFYWYDLADSQIKAGDKKSALKSIEEGLNLNTGYPSQEEFNKLKEKASK; the protein is encoded by the coding sequence ATATTTTATATGGTTTTTGCTTATCATTAGGTTGATTATACCTACTGAATTCGATACCCCGCTAAGTAAGTTTAATGTATTTGCAAATGCCACTCAGAGAATTCAGACATCTCAAAGTATAGTTAGAAATACTAACTATGAAGAAAATAATATTAAGAGTGACAGCCAAATTCCAAAAGCTGGTTTAGAAAAAAACAATGACTTCAAAGAAACAAAAGTTAAGGATTTTAATTACTATTTTAACGTAGCAAGTGTAATATGGGCATTAGGTGTTATCCTAATTTTATCTATTATATTATCTATGAATGGAATATTCTTTTTAAAGGTAAGAAAGCAGTCTCATTGCGAAGATACAGATACAATTACAATTTTAAAAAAATCCAAAGCTATTATGAATATTTCTAGATCTATACCTATTATTTATGATAAATATGTAAAGACTCCTTCACTTTTTGGAGTTATTAATCCTAAGATTTTAATTGATTCGGATTTAGTGCAGAAACTTTCTCTTGAGGAAAAAAAGTGTATCTTTTTGCATGAACTTTCTCATTTTAAGAGAAAAGATATTTTTGTAAACTGGATAATATTGCTTTTAGAAACAATTAATTGGTTTAATCCTGTAATATGGTTTGCTTTTAGCAAGATGAGAGAAGATTCCGAATTAGCCTGTGATGCTCATGTATTGTCCTATTTAGAGGAAGAAGAGCAAAACAAATACGGTGAAACTATTATAAAACTTGCCCAATTTATTTCAGGTATTAAGTGGATTCCTGGAACTAGTGGAATAATTAAAAGAGGGTCAAATATAAAGAGGAGGGTAATTATGATAAAAAATTTTAAGAAACATCCGTTTAAATGGATAGGAGTACCTGTTTCAATTTTAGCTGCTGTGTGCATGATTGGTATAACTAATATACCTGCCCAAGCTATGGGACTAAAAACTAATGATGAAGTATTAAAACCAAAAGAGAGTAAAATAAATTATCCCAATATAGCTAAGGAAGTTTCAACTGGAAGTTCACAAACTACGACATCCAGTAATAAAAAAGAAACTAAAAGTGGATCATTAGAAACAGATCAAAGTAAAACAAATTATGTAAATATAGTAAAAAGTTTTTTGCCTAAAAATGCACAAATTGTAACTTGGGGTAATACCAAAGAAGAGGATAATGTTTTTTTAAAGGATCTGGATGGGGATGGCACGAATGAAATTATTACTTCATATAAGTTAAATGAAGAAAATGAAAAAATAAATGTAATGGCCTTAAAAAAAGTAGGGGGAAATTGGACTAAAGTTTTGGATGAACCTGTAGAAGGTTTTAAAATAGATTTTGTACAGACAGCAGATATAGATGGTGATGGAGAAGATGAAGTGCTTCTGGGCAGAAGAATTGGTGGAACTACAGGACAACTTTCCGTTTATAAGTGGAATAATAAGGCATTAGGTAAAATATCAAATGAAGATATATATTATTCTAAACTAGACATAGTAGATATCCCAGGAAAAAATATGAAGGCAATAGCTACATGGAACCATGATACTGGCAATGCCTATATGGTTGATGTATTAAAGTGGAATGGAAAAGCTTTTAAATCAGCAGAAGAACTCTATCCTAATTACTTTAAGCAGACAGTGGTTCCTTATTATGAGCAGAAAGTAAAAGAAATGCCAAAGGTAGGATTTTACTGGTATGATCTAGCAGATTCACAAATAAAAGCAGGAGATAAAAAATCAGCACTAAAATCCATAGAAGAAGGTTTGAATTTAAATACAGGTTATCCGTCCCAAGAAGAATTTAACAAGCTTAAAGAAAAAGCTTCTAAATAG
- a CDS encoding class I SAM-dependent methyltransferase, translated as MNIYMLPFLINKENYGEEITMASQCLKSLSYSKDVNMLIFNQGCLSNKELEEILKKFNFNYKIIGIGENVGITLSRYIGLRYIIENYSNINYVIEAHIDMIFPPNWQEPLIQYLNSSEEPMISPAIITNFSDSAFPNKNTTLEDKIKYLSTMGENKITNGFVHPVIHKLSVLKEICPYDVGFLTGTQGYEDDSILLGYNYYMGTNKKWAPKICHKSYVYHKTLFQRFKLQNVSESFNKNYLGLKSQYGAYGLKELSRIYPNNDFFIDEYRKSIINPDIYKKYNMYIEKNSSKTKIPIDKKSSRFIVTTDEKKTKCLLKIPSDWWSRCYEYAWASNFLEKNDTCLDAACGAPHPFKFYLASICKNVYACDIDTDILDKNRTLSRVSQYFDEEDVKEASKYIDKINFSNSSLTSLPYEDNKFDKVYCISVLEHLSNVDKGEAIKEFYRVLKKDGLLVLTVDYPTADLNLLVNNLKTAGFEFVDSVDYKIYPNAVYSKLLGGLYCFRLLLRK; from the coding sequence ATGAATATTTATATGCTACCGTTTTTAATAAATAAAGAAAATTATGGTGAAGAAATAACTATGGCATCCCAATGTTTGAAAAGTTTATCCTATTCTAAAGATGTTAATATGTTGATTTTTAATCAGGGATGCTTGTCCAATAAAGAGCTGGAAGAAATTTTGAAGAAATTCAATTTTAACTATAAAATAATTGGTATTGGTGAAAATGTAGGAATTACATTATCCAGATATATAGGACTTAGATATATTATAGAAAATTATTCTAATATTAATTATGTTATAGAAGCTCATATTGATATGATTTTTCCTCCTAATTGGCAAGAACCATTAATACAATATTTGAATTCATCTGAAGAACCAATGATATCTCCTGCAATAATAACTAATTTTTCAGATAGCGCTTTTCCAAATAAAAATACTACTCTAGAAGATAAAATTAAATATTTGTCTACAATGGGAGAAAATAAAATTACTAATGGATTTGTGCATCCTGTTATTCATAAATTAAGCGTATTAAAAGAAATATGTCCATATGACGTTGGTTTTTTAACAGGTACCCAAGGTTATGAAGATGATAGTATTTTATTAGGATATAATTATTATATGGGTACCAATAAAAAATGGGCGCCTAAAATTTGTCATAAATCCTATGTTTACCACAAGACATTATTTCAAAGATTTAAACTCCAAAATGTATCCGAATCCTTTAATAAAAATTATTTAGGATTAAAATCACAGTATGGAGCATATGGATTAAAAGAATTAAGTAGAATTTATCCAAACAATGATTTTTTCATAGATGAATATCGTAAATCTATAATAAATCCAGATATATATAAGAAGTATAATATGTATATTGAAAAAAACAGCTCTAAAACAAAAATTCCTATAGACAAAAAATCTTCAAGATTTATAGTTACTACAGATGAGAAAAAGACAAAATGCTTATTAAAAATTCCTAGTGACTGGTGGAGCAGATGTTATGAATATGCCTGGGCATCAAACTTTTTAGAAAAAAATGATACCTGTTTAGATGCAGCTTGTGGTGCTCCTCACCCTTTCAAATTTTATTTAGCCAGCATATGTAAAAATGTATATGCATGTGATATTGATACTGACATTTTAGATAAAAATAGAACTTTATCAAGGGTTAGTCAATATTTTGATGAAGAAGATGTTAAAGAGGCTTCAAAATATATAGATAAAATAAACTTTTCAAATAGCAGTTTGACAAGTCTTCCCTATGAGGATAATAAATTTGATAAAGTTTATTGTATTTCAGTACTTGAGCATCTTTCAAATGTAGATAAAGGAGAAGCTATTAAGGAGTTTTACAGAGTATTAAAAAAAGATGGCTTACTTGTATTAACTGTTGATTATCCAACTGCGGATTTAAATTTATTAGTTAACAATTTAAAAACTGCAGGATTTGAATTTGTAGATTCAGTTGATTATAAAATATATCCTAATGCTGTATATTCTAAATTATTAGGCGGCTTATATTGTTTCAGATTATTATTAAGAAAATAA
- a CDS encoding glycosyltransferase family 2 protein, with protein MDKNRQILIGSPIRQSCDILVNFISFLKNIVKKNLSINYFFIDDNDDVNSSNLLKNFSLESNDKVIIEKGDKIDNYIRTDNMHYWKENLIWKIAEYKNRIIDYTKKNHYDYLFLIDSDIMVHPKTLLSLINSNKDIISEIFWTRWQKDSGELPQVWVCDEYSFVNKERNEILSQDEFNKKYTDFIEKLKKPGVYEVGGLGACTLISKEAIEKGVNFNKIYNLSFWGEDRHFCIRAAALGLKLYVDTTYPAYHIYRKDNLEKIEEFKNKCICDINKSLYIDNFTRNFLKNFYSYDYNNINKFDVNKYLCSAYADKFNKDKNNIIKYILEKKLICNINILDINTDKININENKINIICKFQLENKSITEDSTKIFICNLQLNNQTMLIENINFTNNDNKPLFGYNILDLLEERIRINKDKKNKITLAMLIRNESGKFLERVLTHAAKYVDNVVILDDASEDNSVEICKKVFENMALTLVQNKKHGFNNEVILRKQLWEITASTNPDWILFLDADEIFEDRICKVIRELINQPNFDYYAFRLYDMWDENHYREDFYWKSHKYYRPFLIRYQPNFNYNWQEKPLHCGRIPENIFSLPGCICYVKLKHLGWSTKELRQSKYIRYLKADPEGKYGILEQYKSILDENPRLIKWE; from the coding sequence ATGGATAAAAATAGACAGATTCTAATTGGAAGTCCTATAAGACAATCATGTGATATATTAGTTAATTTTATAAGCTTTTTAAAAAATATAGTAAAGAAAAACCTTTCAATAAACTACTTTTTTATAGATGATAATGATGATGTTAATTCAAGTAATTTGCTAAAAAATTTCTCTTTGGAATCAAATGACAAAGTTATAATTGAAAAAGGAGATAAAATAGACAATTATATTCGTACTGACAATATGCACTATTGGAAAGAAAATTTAATTTGGAAAATTGCAGAATATAAAAATAGAATTATAGATTATACTAAAAAAAATCATTATGATTATTTATTTTTAATAGATTCAGATATAATGGTGCATCCCAAAACATTATTAAGTTTAATCAATAGTAATAAAGATATAATATCTGAAATATTTTGGACTAGGTGGCAAAAAGATTCCGGTGAATTACCACAAGTTTGGGTGTGTGACGAATACTCTTTTGTTAATAAAGAACGAAATGAAATATTATCTCAAGATGAATTTAATAAAAAATATACAGACTTTATAGAAAAACTAAAAAAGCCAGGTGTATACGAAGTAGGTGGTTTAGGCGCCTGTACTTTGATAAGCAAAGAAGCTATTGAGAAGGGAGTTAACTTTAACAAAATCTATAATTTATCATTTTGGGGAGAAGATAGACATTTTTGCATAAGAGCAGCAGCTTTAGGTCTAAAATTATATGTTGACACCACTTATCCAGCCTATCATATATATAGAAAAGATAATTTAGAAAAAATCGAAGAATTTAAAAATAAATGTATATGTGATATTAACAAATCTTTGTATATAGATAATTTTACAAGAAATTTTTTAAAAAATTTTTATTCATATGATTATAACAATATTAATAAATTTGATGTAAATAAATATTTATGTTCTGCCTATGCAGATAAATTTAATAAGGACAAAAATAATATTATAAAGTATATATTAGAGAAAAAGCTTATTTGTAATATAAATATACTCGATATTAATACTGATAAAATCAATATTAACGAAAACAAAATAAATATAATATGTAAATTTCAATTAGAAAATAAAAGTATCACAGAAGATTCTACAAAAATTTTTATTTGCAATTTACAATTAAATAATCAAACTATGCTAATAGAAAATATAAATTTTACAAATAACGATAACAAACCTCTCTTTGGATACAATATTTTAGATTTATTAGAGGAACGGATAAGAATAAATAAAGATAAAAAAAATAAGATAACACTTGCCATGCTTATAAGAAATGAAAGTGGAAAATTTTTAGAAAGAGTTTTAACACATGCAGCTAAATATGTAGATAATGTTGTAATTTTAGATGATGCTAGTGAAGACAATTCGGTTGAAATATGTAAAAAAGTATTTGAAAATATGGCTCTAACGTTGGTGCAAAATAAAAAACATGGATTTAATAATGAAGTCATTTTAAGAAAACAATTGTGGGAAATAACAGCAAGTACAAATCCAGACTGGATATTATTTTTAGATGCTGATGAAATTTTTGAAGATAGAATATGTAAAGTTATTAGAGAATTAATTAATCAACCAAATTTTGATTATTATGCTTTTAGGCTATACGATATGTGGGATGAGAATCATTATAGAGAAGATTTTTATTGGAAATCACATAAGTATTATAGACCGTTTTTAATAAGATATCAGCCTAATTTTAATTATAATTGGCAGGAAAAACCTCTTCATTGTGGAAGGATTCCTGAAAATATATTTAGCTTGCCTGGATGTATATGTTATGTAAAATTAAAGCATTTGGGTTGGTCAACCAAAGAATTAAGGCAATCTAAATATATTAGATATCTAAAAGCAGATCCTGAAGGCAAGTATGGAATTTTAGAACAATATAAATCTATCCTAGATGAAAATCCAAGATTAATAAAGTGGGAATAG
- a CDS encoding ATP-binding cassette domain-containing protein: protein MSLISTRFTGGADLKIRRGDKIGIVGENGAGKTTLLNILSGETDADTGVIRRYCSTAYIKQFSDENVNTQGKLFKEFGYIF, encoded by the coding sequence ATGTCATTAATCAGCACCCGTTTTACGGGTGGTGCTGATTTAAAAATACGAAGAGGAGATAAAATTGGCATTGTAGGAGAAAACGGTGCAGGTAAAACTACACTTTTGAATATCTTATCAGGAGAGACAGATGCAGATACAGGTGTTATTAGAAGGTATTGTTCTACAGCGTATATAAAACAATTTTCAGATGAAAATGTGAATACGCAAGGTAAGCTTTTTAAAGAATTTGGGTACATTTTTTAG
- a CDS encoding DNRLRE domain-containing protein, with protein MTFIQVNPSDDAYISMLNPNTNFGTSSLLFTGRFVQPNDIFRSLLKFDLSAIPLVSNVLQASLELFVFRKDLPDAVLSPQTVSVFTNASDFSENTVTWNNAPAINPTSYFVNITDADVGNFVSIDITQIVAGWVNGLIPNNGITLTGIENVIDSIIGYFSKEWVVLNQIPFLNIEYTEVVPTGATGVTGPTGPTGETGPTGVTGPTGATGPTGVTGATGVTGPTGETGPTGVTGPTGETGPTGVTGPTGVTGPTGVTGPTGETGPTGVTGATGVTGPTGETGPTGVTGPTGETGPTGVTGPTGVTGPTGVTGPTGVTGATGVTGPTGETGPTGVTGPTGETGPTGVTGPTGVTGPTGVTGETGPTGVTGPIGPTGETGPTGVTGPTGVTGPTGVTGATGVTGPTGETGATGVTGPTGETGATGVTGPTGVTGPAGVTGPTGVTGATGVTGPTGETGPTGVTGPTGETGATGVTGPTGVTGPTGETGATGVTGPTGETGATGVTGPTGVTGPTGVTGPTGVTGATGVTGPTGETGPTGVTGPTGETGATGVTGPTGVTGPTGETGATGVTGPTGVTGPTGVTGATGVTGPTGETGATGVTGPTGVTGPTGETGATGVTGPTGVTGPTGVTGATGPTGVTGPTGETGPTGPTGPTGVTGATGVTGPTGPTGATILSSLENSAANAVTAAPTVLLSQTISTTGQELKLDSMVELNIIVTTMGAFYNYSILYELREDGATIASEIISNAGVGNSNLESHTEIPNLTWTQTPTAGSHTYDIRLTLTSATNITSVTANTKALNIIG; from the coding sequence ATGACATTTATACAAGTTAATCCTAGTGATGATGCATATATATCTATGCTGAATCCTAATACAAATTTTGGAACGTCAAGTCTTTTATTTACAGGGAGATTTGTTCAACCAAATGATATATTTAGAAGTTTATTAAAATTTGACTTATCTGCTATTCCTTTAGTAAGTAATGTATTACAAGCTTCGTTAGAATTATTTGTTTTCAGAAAAGATTTACCAGATGCAGTATTGTCACCACAAACTGTTAGTGTATTTACGAACGCAAGTGACTTTTCTGAAAATACGGTTACGTGGAATAATGCACCCGCAATAAATCCAACATCATACTTTGTAAATATAACAGATGCTGATGTTGGTAATTTTGTAAGCATTGATATAACTCAAATAGTAGCTGGGTGGGTTAATGGTTTAATCCCGAATAATGGAATTACTTTAACTGGAATAGAAAATGTTATTGATTCTATAATAGGCTATTTTTCAAAAGAGTGGGTTGTTTTAAATCAAATTCCATTCTTAAATATAGAATATACTGAAGTAGTTCCTACAGGAGCAACTGGAGTAACAGGCCCAACCGGTCCAACAGGTGAGACAGGCCCTACCGGAGTAACGGGACCAACTGGCGCAACGGGTCCAACTGGAGTAACAGGTGCAACAGGAGTAACCGGTCCAACTGGAGAGACTGGTCCAACCGGAGTAACGGGTCCAACCGGAGAGACTGGCCCAACTGGAGTAACGGGTCCAACTGGAGTAACCGGCCCAACTGGAGTAACCGGTCCAACCGGAGAGACTGGCCCAACTGGAGTAACAGGTGCAACCGGAGTAACGGGTCCAACTGGAGAGACTGGCCCAACCGGAGTAACGGGTCCAACCGGAGAGACTGGCCCAACTGGAGTAACCGGTCCAACTGGAGTAACCGGCCCAACTGGAGTAACCGGTCCAACTGGAGTAACCGGTGCAACCGGAGTAACGGGTCCAACTGGAGAGACTGGTCCAACTGGAGTAACGGGTCCAACCGGAGAGACTGGCCCAACTGGAGTAACGGGTCCAACTGGAGTAACGGGTCCAACTGGAGTAACCGGAGAAACTGGCCCAACTGGAGTAACAGGCCCAATCGGTCCAACAGGTGAGACAGGTCCAACCGGAGTAACGGGTCCAACTGGAGTAACCGGTCCAACTGGAGTAACTGGCGCAACCGGAGTAACGGGTCCAACCGGAGAGACTGGCGCAACTGGAGTAACCGGTCCAACCGGAGAGACTGGCGCAACTGGAGTAACCGGTCCAACTGGAGTAACCGGCCCAGCTGGAGTAACCGGTCCAACTGGAGTAACCGGTGCAACCGGAGTAACGGGTCCAACTGGAGAGACTGGTCCAACCGGAGTAACCGGTCCAACCGGAGAGACTGGCGCAACTGGAGTAACCGGTCCAACTGGAGTAACGGGTCCAACCGGAGAGACTGGCGCAACTGGAGTAACCGGTCCAACCGGAGAGACTGGCGCAACTGGAGTAACCGGTCCAACTGGAGTAACCGGCCCAACTGGAGTAACCGGTCCAACTGGAGTAACCGGTGCAACCGGAGTAACGGGTCCAACTGGAGAGACTGGTCCAACCGGAGTAACCGGTCCAACCGGAGAGACTGGCGCAACTGGAGTAACCGGTCCAACTGGAGTAACGGGTCCAACCGGAGAGACTGGCGCAACTGGAGTAACGGGTCCAACTGGAGTAACCGGTCCAACTGGAGTAACAGGTGCAACCGGAGTAACCGGTCCAACTGGAGAGACTGGCGCAACTGGAGTAACGGGTCCAACTGGAGTAACCGGTCCAACCGGAGAGACTGGCGCAACTGGAGTAACCGGTCCAACTGGAGTAACCGGCCCAACTGGAGTAACAGGTGCAACCGGACCAACTGGAGTAACGGGTCCAACTGGAGAGACTGGTCCAACTGGCCCAACTGGACCAACTGGAGTAACAGGTGCAACTGGAGTAACGGGACCAACAGGCCCAACCGGAGCAACTATATTGTCTTCTTTAGAAAATAGTGCAGCTAACGCAGTCACTGCTGCCCCAACCGTACTTCTTTCTCAGACAATATCTACGACTGGACAGGAATTAAAATTGGATTCTATGGTAGAATTGAATATAATAGTAACTACAATGGGTGCTTTTTATAATTATTCAATTTTATATGAATTACGTGAGGATGGAGCTACTATCGCTTCAGAAATAATTAGTAATGCAGGTGTTGGTAATTCAAATTTAGAATCACACACAGAAATTCCTAATTTGACATGGACTCAAACTCCTACAGCAGGTTCCCACACTTATGATATTCGGCTTACACTTACTAGTGCTACTAATATCACAAGTGTTACTGCAAATACTAAAGCTTTGAATATTATAGGATAG
- a CDS encoding VanW family protein: protein MWVHFLVNRYVVMPNETFSFNKVVGERTSERGYEAVHVIVGDKVESGLGGGVCQVSSTPHNAVVGAGIVPTERDHHNMTVSYVGIGMDATVDYGNIDYKFKNTLGYPIYIECTTDDKKLTFNIYSNSKLTKKTYKLVNSVKTVNRSGKAVCEAKAYKVTYEDGKEVSRDEINSDCYVK from the coding sequence ATTTGGGTACATTTTTTAGTTAATAGATATGTTGTTATGCCAAATGAAACCTTTAGCTTTAACAAAGTAGTAGGAGAGAGAACTTCAGAAAGAGGATATGAAGCTGTACATGTTATTGTAGGTGATAAAGTGGAATCTGGATTAGGAGGAGGAGTGTGTCAGGTATCAAGTACCCCTCATAATGCTGTAGTAGGAGCAGGTATAGTGCCTACAGAAAGAGATCACCACAATATGACCGTGAGTTATGTAGGTATTGGAATGGATGCTACTGTGGATTATGGAAACATAGATTATAAATTTAAAAATACACTGGGGTATCCCATATATATAGAATGTACAACTGATGATAAGAAACTTACATTTAATATTTATTCAAATTCTAAGTTGACTAAAAAGACCTATAAGCTTGTAAATAGTGTGAAAACAGTAAATAGATCTGGCAAGGCGGTATGTGAGGCAAAAGCTTATAAAGTTACTTATGAAGATGGAAAAGAGGTTTCAAGAGATGAGATAAACAGTGATTGTTATGTGAAATGA
- a CDS encoding glycosyltransferase family 2 protein produces MITVSLCMIVKNEEDTIGRCLDSVKEVVDEFVIVDTGSSDNTKNMIKKYTNNIYDFKWIDDFSAARNFAFSKATKDYIFWLDADDILLPEDIKKFKFLKKNLDTSIDSVTMKYNIGFDEYGNITTSYRRNRLVKREKNFKWIGFVHEYLEVYGNIINSEISITHKKINYSPNRNLEIFRNKLKEGVEFTPRDILYYGNELYEHEIFEEALKYYNSFLDSKKGWYEDNIYVCGNICDYYQSINNGEEARKYAFKSFEYDAPRAEICCRLGFSFLQENKINQAIFWYETAANLKKPKDSLGFFNDACWTWIPHLQLCVCYDRIGNHKLAYDHNEMASKFIPNNKKILYNRKYFKSIGLK; encoded by the coding sequence ATGATAACTGTAAGTTTATGTATGATAGTAAAAAATGAGGAAGATACTATAGGAAGATGTCTGGATTCTGTAAAAGAGGTAGTAGATGAATTCGTAATAGTAGATACAGGATCTTCTGATAATACTAAAAATATGATAAAAAAATATACTAATAATATTTATGATTTTAAATGGATTGATGATTTTTCAGCTGCAAGAAATTTTGCATTTAGTAAAGCAACTAAAGATTATATTTTCTGGTTAGATGCCGATGATATACTACTTCCTGAAGATATAAAAAAGTTTAAATTCTTAAAGAAAAATTTAGATACCTCCATAGACTCTGTAACAATGAAATACAATATAGGCTTTGATGAATATGGGAATATAACTACAAGCTATCGACGTAATAGATTAGTCAAAAGGGAAAAAAATTTTAAATGGATTGGATTTGTCCATGAATATTTAGAAGTGTATGGAAATATAATTAATAGCGAAATTAGCATAACTCATAAGAAAATAAACTATTCTCCTAACCGTAATCTTGAGATTTTTCGAAATAAATTAAAAGAAGGTGTAGAGTTTACTCCTAGAGATATATTATACTATGGAAATGAATTATACGAACATGAAATATTTGAAGAAGCTTTAAAATATTATAATAGTTTTTTAGATTCAAAAAAAGGATGGTATGAGGATAACATTTATGTTTGTGGAAATATATGTGATTATTATCAATCAATTAATAATGGTGAGGAAGCTCGTAAATATGCATTTAAAAGCTTTGAATATGATGCTCCAAGAGCCGAAATATGTTGTAGACTTGGATTTTCATTTTTACAAGAAAACAAGATTAATCAAGCAATATTTTGGTATGAAACAGCTGCAAACCTAAAAAAACCAAAAGATAGTTTAGGGTTTTTTAATGATGCCTGTTGGACATGGATTCCGCATTTACAATTATGTGTTTGCTATGACAGAATAGGTAATCATAAATTGGCTTATGATCACAATGAAATGGCTAGTAAATTTATACCTAATAATAAAAAAATACTTTATAATAGAAAGTATTTTAAAAGTATAGGATTAAAATGA
- a CDS encoding VanW family protein, which translates to MVESIDREERLIKKQKLKINKKKAVRSICILVLFIYALHVIWVHFLVNRYNKLIYPGVKVEGIKLSGKTQEEAVSTLRNKYINEILKKNIVIKIDNKMYTINYSKLNISYNLEDTIKNAFDYGKSGDMSYKYKIISSGKEKNFSLEYSYDKKEIQKTISKIQGECDKKPVNASMTKDKNDKFQITKEKVGYEVNKDKLLRDIDREIGNRDIKDIIVDVKIKKVEPAIKKVDLQKIDTKISSFATDFSSSTANRANNIQVASKALNGTVVMPNETFSFNKVVGERTSERGYESAHVIVGDKVESGLGGGVCQVSSTLHNAVVGAGIVPTERDHHNMPVSYVGIGMDATVDYGNIDYKFKNTLGYPIYIECTTDDKKLTFNIYSNSKLTKKTYKLVNSVKTVNRSGKAVCEAKAYKVTYEDGKEVSRDEINSDCYVK; encoded by the coding sequence ATGGTAGAAAGTATAGACAGAGAAGAAAGATTAATAAAAAAACAAAAATTAAAAATTAATAAAAAGAAAGCAGTAAGGTCTATTTGTATATTAGTTTTATTTATATATGCTTTACATGTAATTTGGGTACATTTTTTAGTTAATAGATATAATAAGCTCATATATCCAGGAGTTAAAGTTGAAGGTATAAAATTAAGCGGAAAAACACAAGAAGAAGCGGTAAGTACTTTAAGGAATAAGTACATAAATGAGATATTAAAGAAGAATATAGTGATTAAAATTGACAATAAGATGTATACAATAAATTATTCAAAGTTAAATATAAGTTATAACCTAGAAGATACAATAAAAAATGCTTTTGACTATGGTAAAAGTGGAGATATGTCTTACAAATATAAGATCATAAGCAGTGGCAAAGAAAAAAATTTTTCTCTAGAATACAGTTATGATAAAAAAGAAATTCAAAAAACTATATCAAAAATTCAAGGTGAATGTGATAAAAAACCAGTAAATGCAAGTATGACTAAAGATAAAAACGATAAATTTCAAATTACTAAAGAAAAAGTAGGATATGAAGTTAATAAGGACAAGCTTCTTAGGGATATTGATAGGGAAATAGGAAATAGGGATATTAAGGATATTATAGTTGATGTTAAAATAAAAAAAGTTGAGCCTGCTATAAAAAAAGTAGATTTGCAGAAAATAGATACGAAAATATCCAGTTTTGCTACGGATTTTTCTTCTTCTACAGCAAACAGAGCTAATAACATACAGGTAGCTTCTAAAGCACTGAATGGAACTGTTGTTATGCCAAATGAAACCTTTAGCTTTAACAAAGTAGTAGGAGAGAGAACTTCAGAAAGAGGATATGAATCTGCACATGTTATTGTGGGCGATAAAGTAGAATCTGGATTAGGAGGAGGAGTATGTCAGGTATCGAGTACTCTTCATAATGCTGTAGTAGGAGCAGGCATAGTGCCTACAGAAAGAGATCACCACAATATGCCTGTGAGTTATGTAGGTATTGGAATGGATGCTACTGTGGATTATGGAAACATAGATTATAAATTTAAAAATACACTGGGATATCCTATATATATAGAATGTACAACTGATGATAAGAAACTTACATTTAATATTTATTCAAATTCTAAGTTGACTAAAAAGACCTATAAGCTTGTAAATAGTGTGAAAACAGTAAATAGATCTGGCAAGGCGGTATGTGAGGCAAAAGCTTATAAAGTTACTTATGAAGATGGAAAAGAGGTTTCAAGAGATGAGATAAACAGTGATTGTTATGTGAAATGA